Proteins encoded by one window of Engraulis encrasicolus isolate BLACKSEA-1 chromosome 21, IST_EnEncr_1.0, whole genome shotgun sequence:
- the LOC134437223 gene encoding gastrula zinc finger protein XlCGF8.2DB-like, whose protein sequence is MKFTSKVSESSKLVTIKKEIKREDFEVSLHRIQENDDTKSSFFKEENCSSVDIEEEIDHNLIENGNNGMSPTSVPVVNMHAGRTLQCNTCGKVFKHAGHLRRHQNVHTGEKTYPCKTCGKSFTKKDNLRAHLKIHTGEKPFPCTTCGKSFTKKENLKVHLKIHTGEKPFPCTACGKTFLQKTTLQMHLMIHTGEKPFPCTTCGKTFRDGRTLRRHQMIHTGEKPFPCTTCGKSFRERKALRKHQMIHTGEKPNICITCGKTFRERSDLIKHQMIHTGEKPNICITCGKSFRERSTLRKHQMIHTDEKALPMYHMWKSF, encoded by the exons ATGAAGTTTACCAGCAAGGTGTCAGAATCATCCAAACTGGTTACAATAAAGAAGGAGATCAAAAGAGAGGACTTTGAAGTCTCCTTGCACAGAATACAAGAGAATGATGACACAAAATCATCTTTCTTTAAGGAAGAAAATTGTTCATCCGTGGATATTGAAGAGGAAATTGACCATAACCTGATCGAGAATGGCAACAATGGCATGTCCCCTACAA GTGTCCCTGTGGTCAACATGCATGCTGGGAGGACACTTCAGTGCAACACATGTGGAAAGGTGTTTAAACATGCAGGACATTTAAGGCGACACCAGAATGTTCATACTGGTGAAAAGACTTACCCTTGTAAAACATGTGGAAAATCTTTTACAAAAAAAGATAATCTTCGGGCACACCTGAAgattcatactggagaaaagcctttccCATGTACAACATGTGGAAAAtcttttacaaaaaaagaaaatcttaaaGTACACCTGAAgattcatactggagaaaagcctttccCATGTACAGCATGTGGAAAGACTTTTCTACAAAAAACTACTCTTCAGATGCACCTGATgattcatactggagaaaagccttttcCTTGTACAACATGTGGAAAGACTTTCAGAGACGGACGCACTTTAAGGAGGCACCAGATgattcatactggagaaaagccttttcCTTGTACAACATGTGGTAAGTCCTTCAGAGAAAGAAAAGCTTTAAGGAAACACCAGATgattcatactggagaaaagccaaaTATATGTATAACATGTGGTAAGACCTTCAGGGAAAGAAGTGATTTAATTAAACACCAGATgattcatactggagaaaagccaaaTATATGTATAACATGTGGTAAGTCCTTCAGAGAAAGAAGCACTTTAAGGAAACACCAGATGATTCACACTGATGAAAAAGCCTTACCGAtgtaccacatgtggaaaagcTTTTAG